The segment tttttttaaaaaattggattAATTAAAGTAAGACAACATGGATATCGtgaaattttccaaaatttaaaattcaaaataggaGTGGAGGAGTAATTTTAGGAGAAAGATATGGAATGAGTATAGGAGagataaaattgatttgataaaattatatctaaaagataaaaaaatcttttatggTTGGATATACAAAGAGGAGATGGGTCCCAttaattatgacaaaaaaatgaaactatagtttttgaaaataaataaattaaactatacccttattaactaattacttAGAGATGTTTGTCATTCTAcgaattttcttatttatatcaACAAATCATGACAAAATGGGCTTTTAACTCTAGTttttgtttgggttttggttGTAGTGCCAACACCAGTTATAGCGAAACAGCCCACTACATTTCAGGGAAAATACTCTTACGCAAATTGTTTCATTCTGTGGTCTGAGTTTCTCATCTCGTTCTTGTCTCAATCTTTTGATTACGTGTAAGTTCAGTATCTCCCTCATAATTCGATAGTTTGAGTATTCTTATTACAATCATAAAGCTATAATCGTGTTCCAGTTCTTACTAATATTTCGAGAATTATTACAGACCTCAAAAAGGCGAAGGTCATTTGTACAAATTCCTCTGATTAAAGAGATTGTAAAACTTGACGTTGACAATTTAGTGGTGGACTTggttaacaaaacaaaaaaaaaataattagccTCTCTAACGCTGATTTTAGAAAGTGTCTTTCTCGATACTCAAATCGgtacaattcaaaatataaatactttacaaatattatattgttgGATAGATTCAACGAATTACCAAGTCTTAATAATATTGGACGAAGTTGAAGCTAGtcataattttaacaattaaaatataatgcacgaaatattatattttttattcaggTTTGGTGGCTTCAATACCTAACACTCCAAGTttattgaaatataagtttGTAATTAATGTACTACAATTATAAAAGAAgttcagtatatatatatatatatatatgagaaaatTAATTTGTTTCCGTGTGTTTTGTCTTGACATCTTCAAATAGACATTAGTTTTCTAAATTTGACGTTTACTTCCATTTTGGATTGTAGATAAgacattaaattaaattaactttagAAAAGGAAAAGGAGAGGATATTTAAAAAGGAAGAAGGAAAAGTAGCAATCATACGTTGAGACATAAGTAATGCAGCATGATTTTGTCTcagtttaattaaaaaaaaagcaaatagGCTTATTTgtgttaataaattaaatacatcgacaatattttaaaaaagatatcaCTAAATAGAGGATTTTGTCGAAACTCACCCCTCATGTCTAGGGTTGGATGTCTGATGTATGAGAAATTTAATGTGTCCAAAATCAGAAAACATGAATTTGGACTAGTTATGTTGGGGTAATCATGTCTAGGGTTGGATGTCTGATGTATGAGAAATTTAATATGTGTCCAAAATCAAAAAACATGAATTTGGACGAGTAATgttggggtaaaagaaagaattttagATCTAATCCAATCTTAAAAGTTTGTCGAAATTATCCGGATCACCGTTGTGGGACTCTGCCCATCATCTTTGTCTGATGGTTATATATAACTAAACATTGTcactaaagaaaaactaatattttttgagGTTAATGTGTTAAAGAACCCACTGTTATGATCACACCTAGTTGTAAAGATAATCAAGCCAGTAAACATTAGTTATTGAAATTTGAACTGGTCCCCTGTTTTTGCCTTGTGGCTACTTTTTCAACTAATAAAAAAACTTGACCACCTTCTGGTCTAGTTCCTTTTCCTTCTCATATAAAGAGAAAATCActtaaaattcatcaaaatttgaGTTTAGAAAAGAATTGATGAGAAAAGGATCAAGAAAAATGTGGTGGGTGGTGCCATCGTGTACAAGCAGATCATCAAAGAACTTCAAGACTCAACCAGTAGTGGATATTGAAGAAATACTGAAGATGAAACTCGAAACGATTAAAGAAGAGCCAGAAATCTCTGAAGAAAATGTTAAGTTAACGAAGACGAATACTATGAGCAAGCAATTAGTGAAGAAGATTCAGCTCAAAGTCAAGAAGGGTCGTGTTTTTTCGCATAAATTTAGTCTGAAagaatgttatgttatgttcATGACTGGTTTGGCTACCAAAGGTGCGTTAAATGGTCTTCCTAGATATTAAGATTAGTATTGCTGTGTTTCGATGATCAATTAATATTCAAGATCAAACATGGATCTAGGTCAGGTTCTATGAAATTCAATTGGACCTGTTGATTTTTAATCGAGTTATTTATGCATAtgcaaacaaattaaaatgtatgcaTAAACTGTAATAAGTTTACATTAATTCTGAATTCACTGACTTTAGATCCTGAATTTGTTTAGTCTAAAGCTATTGTTTCTAAGTCGATGGATACTTTAACGGTGTACATTAGTGTGTATACATGATCTTAAATTTGTAAATTGCCTGCTCCACTCATTAACATTGTGCAAACACGGAAGAGAAGACAGTATATGTAAATACTAGTACTATTTTCGCTGATGATGTTTTCAATTTTCAGATAAATGTTACTGCTGAGAGTTTTACGCATAATAGATGTGCATTCGATTCTTAATATTctaatctttttctttcttggCCGCGTACGTAATACTATAGATTTTGAGATAAAGAGAAGTGTTATTTGAACATCAAATGGATTTTTGGAATACGGATGAATATGTATTTCTGCAAAATCAGTTAATAAAATTCTAAACATTATCAAACTATTGTTGTATAGAGTTCATCTTCAAACAAAACTTTTAACTTCGCCACAAGCTTTTCTTTTCCAACTCTAATCAAGTGTTCTCCAAAAGCATAGAGATAATTGATTTTCCAATACATGAAAATCATGTAATATCAATTAAGTAAtcaatcaactacacaaattcAATTCCATTccattcaaatatttaattacttaaaacCATATGCATCAGTCAGAAAAATGTCCAACAACACTCAAAACTGGGGCATATTTGCAACCATGAAATAAGTGGCATAATAATTATAGAGGTCCATTGGTTCATACTGCTATGCTACTATGTTCCCCTTTCCATATCTCCAAAGGAAGgaggaaaatttaaataatgaaaaatggagGGAGCAGGAAGACAACATGGGCCAAGTGAGAAGTGTCATTTATGATCCCTTTCAAAATCATTTCTTCTAATTTAACTTTGCCAAAGAAATTGGGAACACTAGAAAATGGCCTCACAATCACTTTGTCACTCAACTCATCTCAATTATTCATGTAAAAGCCCAATAACCttagtttttgaaaaatccaATTGGATCATTGTAAGTTCCAACTCAtaggaaaagaaagagaaaaaataaacaatctCAGGTAGAACAGGGCGTTGAAGTATAAAATTCATTCCACAGCTCTGGATTTACTAACGATCCTTCATCTCTTCGTTATATATATTGAGAATTGTGTATCACATTTATCCGTTAGCTATTGGCTAGTAGCAGAGTCAGGACTGTCATTTAAGGCTATCAATAGTTGTAGtagaaattttaattatgaatttcacAATATCTTAACTACTATACTAAACCTTTAACTTGTGTCAAGAGGTGTCAATACTGgcacatatatttattaaaccTACATTTGACCTTTATTATATACCATGTAACATATAATATTCAACCGGTTTTCGCTTGATACTCCATGAATTTTATCCTTCTGCGTCCGCCACAGTTATTAAGTTGATGGTTAAGCCTGAGACAACTTGCATAATCCACTACTTATCATGCTCTCTCATTTCAGAGAACTCGACTGATTGAGACGTGAACCGCTAGCATCATTTACTCGAGAACGAAATAGAGGACAGTGTTAACATCCAAATCTTCATTAAAGATTCTTGGCgaaatttataatcttgaaaaTAAGACATATTATACAATAGGTAAAGTATAATATGATGATAGTATACAATAACTTTAAACGTATAGTTTCCAAATGAACTCTTCATTGAAGCTCTTGTGATTAAAATTAGGGTTTAATATCCCTATCAAAAGAAATTCTTTGGAGATTTTACAGGGGAATGAGACAGGACAGGGAGCCCCCATTGACAAGACAATACAAAAGCAGGACACACATCTTCCATATTCTTCATTCTTTTCACTATTTCCCCATAAATCCTAGCAACCCTCTTTGGCAATattacaaaagaagaaaatgacttCCAATTCAACTTTCTAGATTTTGATAACTTGAAACCTCTAAATCTTCCATTCATTTTCTTGATAAGCCAACACCTTCTTGGCCTTATTACAATTACCCTCTCTTCAACAAGTCTCTCATATCTTCCTTGAAACCCCATCTTTCAAAATTAGCTCTTAGTCTATACAAAAACTAACAGAGTATTTATAGGGGAAAAAAAGAGAAGTAATGCGCTATTAGTTAGCACATGGAGAATCTTGATCTTTGTATAACTTCAAAGATATAGAAATTTAACATAAAAGAACAGAGCAATGTATAAATACTAAGTAAGCtgcatttatatataaataagaaaagatGCTCTTGTATTGATTTAGACACATGGGTAGCACAATGGATTTCAAGTTTTAAACTAACATAACAGCTCAATGGTCTGCATAGTCCCTCTTACAGagtttttgtttgtttcattTGGTAGTGTGAATAGCAGATGAAATGAATGGAATATCATTGTCATGTGCAATGATTAATCTgctaaatttcaaaaaaaaaaaaattaattagactGCCAATGATTTGTTTGGAAGATGTGGAATTTTAGCAGCTTTATATTCAGAACAAGACAAAGATTTagtcctttttttaaaaaaaaaaaagtatatgacaGAGTTTAGTTTGGTAAGTTTCAGTGTATAGACAGAGATTGGTCAAGGAGCTAATCAGTCTAAATTTGATAAGACATCTACATTTTAATTCTAAATGTTGATTAGTTTAAGGGATTCACTTCTAGTTAAGACTAATAATGTAATTTCAGGTCTAGATTATAAATGCAAAGTAGAGATTAAAAGGTCATTAAGAGGTTATTTGGTAGTTGATTTAGAGGTGAGTTAATGCAAGTATTAGATTAAGTAATACCGCTTTTAATTTATAGCTGCTTAGAATGTGTGTATTTCATTATAAAATTAGTAAGGTGTTTGGTTGGTATAACAAAAGTCTGTATAATTAATACAAGTATAAGTTatgagagaaattatatactttaagcgagatataaattaaaataactaaatcgtacataattaatatatacataaaaataatacataatttctCCGGTAACTAATTCTTGTAATTCTACTAAATGACCCCTAAGAATTAAAGCTTGGTAggtaaatttcaaaatttatttggtAAATCGAGCTTTTACTTTTTGCTAGTCAGTGAAGTTTAGTTTGGCCTGATAGCTCATCCTGCTGCTACAAACATTTTTTGGTGTTTTTGATCGTAGAAATGACAGTGTCTTGGTCAATATAATATTTGCACCCATAAAATTAGAGCAAGTCAATAAtttaaatagatatatttttatttcttttttcttttaagttaaaaaaattctatatgtatcaacaaatttaataaaaaaatcattgaacTGATTAAGCGATTGACTTCATAGGtgaaacattaaaaattaaataatttaattataataatataaaaaataactttaaatgcTACGTTTAGTTAAATGATCATCTAAGATATTCTCGTCACAATTTTAAATGTCACCATACTCATGAAAAATAAGTCCAATATTTATCCATAGACTTTTATTTTGCTTTAAGATTACCAGTCGTTATACtcttcttttattaatttattgagaagtaaaaaagaaaaaggacatGCAGCTAACTTTTGGCTAACGTAATTGACAATATTTTTCACACAGTCAAAAGATAGAAAAAAGCTTTAACACTGTATTACAGCTAGTTAATTATAGGTTTTTAATTAACACAACTTTGAccacaagaaaacaaatacaactCAATTAAGTTTTTACACTGTCCTTGTCCATAATGTACAATATAACGCTGCTTAATTAAACCTAGCTAGTGTAGAGTAGTTTCTATgcctttcaatttttttttttagtcaactagtttggtttgattaatataaatactATAGAATACTCTATATAATAGCTATATTTGGTCAAAGTTACACCCTGTACCATGCAATCTGGTAAATAAAATCTTggtcttttaataaatatattatggtTACCTTCTAATCTATTGCATTATGCCTctgataattttatcatttttggaaattgaaTGATTTATCCGAAACTCTTTTATATTAGGAGAGTTTGCTCTATTATTACAGCTAATTGGTAATCTATCGTCAGATTAAGATAATTGAAGTTAGGAATAATGAATACGTGTCTATGGTTAGATGATTGATTATTGAGAGctctaaataaataataaaataatactagTATTGTACAATAAGTCATTTGAGACTGCATGCCTGCATTTTGTTAAAGTCTATACCAGCTGTATTAAATTTGAATGATTAATGAATTGATCCTTGTCACACTATAGTCACATGGACTGCTCACTCATCtcttatgataaaaaaaaaaaaagatacttcTGCTCTTAAAGTATCTTCCTTCTTTTAGAACATCTTAGTTCAAACATGTTTGATCCAATGAAATTACTCTATCCgtacattttaatttgtttgtatcGTTTTGAATTGATATActtattaaaaagtaaaaatgatagttaaatttaaaattaacaatgtgtaaattttatagttttaaatcttcgatgtgaaaagttaaaattaattataaaatgatgataatatttttttagaattagattaaaaaaaaagtcaaattaaaaatgaaataatatattaataaataacataaaacaaaCATCCTTAGCTCAGGGTAGAGGATTCGATCGAATTTGAtaagacttttttttatttcaatttgaaagTTCAATCACAAAGAGTGTTGATGGATGATGAAATCTCTAAAACtaaataaagttattttgtatttaatatattttcagaaaaaaagaTCACATGAAGTATAATTGATTCCGTTCAATTTACTAGTGCTAAGGATACAACATTTCACATTTCCATGTATGATTTGGAAGTATCGAACAATTACATATTATATACATCTATATGTGCGAAATTCAATTATGAGACATGATAATTTTCACTTTTTCGTATAtcaaacaataattttattactccATCCGTTTCATAAAGAATGGTCTAGTTTAACTTGAcacaaagtttaaaaaaataaagaagacttttgattatgtggtactaaattaaagttatgtcaaatgtacaaaattgtattttaatcttgtggtcttaaacatgcaaCGTGGAAAGTTgctaccaaaaaaaaagaaaaagattattctttttgaaacaaactaaaaagaaaaggaggtcatttttttttaaacgaaaaaatatatattatgtgacGGAAATAGATTTCCCACAGTTTAAACAACAATCCCACCATACATGATAATAGGTAGGATTTTacattgatttgatttttgaattttgatacaATTTTTCTTCAACACTACTTCCTTCACCCTTAATTCTTAAACCAAATGTTTAGGAGTTTGATCTTTAAGGAAGGAGAAACTCATGGTAcgaaatgtttttttctttaataaggCTTATTCAGCATGAATTTGGATTAGTAAAGTCAACGAATACACAACAACAAatagttatataaaaataagtaatatatGCCAAACGTCAATtttatgtgattaattatttgattaactTTGGAAATAAAGGTAAGAGCTAGTGACGTGAGTCTATATTTAATACTAGTAATCAATTTTTCACGTAAAGGACCTAAAATGTGGAAAGATCACACTGGATTCAGACTAATGATCAATCTTTCTTATTCATCTCACGTCACTTGTCTTAATTTAATCACATAATAATCAAATCGATCCCTAGAACCAAACCACTGTctgattaaaaaatttaattgctGGCTGCAGGCCATGTATAGCTTCTATAGTAATATAGAAAtagaaatatatgaaaataattgtCATGTAACACAATGGAAAATTTGACACGAGAATGTCAACATTAAAGTCCCCTCAAGATTTTGTACGTGGAAAGGTTTGGTTTAAGCCATAAAAGTCTATGATCTTAGCCtttaagtaaataattaataagtaCTACTAGTTATAATTGAGATAGGTCAAACCTTACGATATATAAAGTCATGTGTATGAATGATAATTACATGTACAATTTACTTATACTAAATAATTGTAATCTAAAGAGTGGTAGAAGTTCCGATTTAGTTCAAGTCGATCTGCTAAAAGATCAATCGTATATGTTCTATGCCTAATTATTTGTCCATCTTTAATTGACATACATATTAAGAAAATGATAATTGTCTTAGTGCATTTATCGTTTTATCCCTGtgaattatgaaattgataaattaaaaatttaagtttttcaaaaagttctacttttttcaaagtaattaattgagagCAGGAGAGGGTGCACGTACACTCGCTAACTTCCGAAAAAAATAATACGTATATATGTACATCTATTTTGA is part of the Solanum lycopersicum chromosome 1, SLM_r2.1 genome and harbors:
- the LOC109119809 gene encoding uncharacterized protein; its protein translation is MWWVVPSCTSRSSKNFKTQPVVDIEEILKMKLETIKEEPEISEENVKLTKTNTMSKQLVKKIQLKVKKGRVFSHKFSLKECYVMFMTGLATKGALNGLPRY